One window of the Acaryochloris sp. CCMEE 5410 genome contains the following:
- the dcd gene encoding dCTP deaminase produces MIKNDAWITRMANQGMISPFEPQLVREVEGDPGVSQRVISYGLSSYGYDLRLSANEFRVFRHIPGTIVDPKHFNPANLEPAALHTDENGSYFILPAHSYGLGVALERLAVPENVTVICIGKSTYARIGLIANLTPAEAGWRGHLTLEFSNSSSADCRIYANEGIVQLLFFEGEPCTVSYETRQGKYQDQDEQVTLARL; encoded by the coding sequence GTGATCAAAAATGATGCTTGGATCACCAGGATGGCTAATCAAGGCATGATTAGCCCTTTTGAGCCCCAGCTCGTACGGGAAGTGGAAGGCGATCCAGGGGTCTCTCAGCGCGTGATTAGCTATGGTCTATCGTCCTATGGCTATGATTTGCGATTGAGTGCCAACGAATTTCGTGTCTTTCGCCACATCCCTGGCACCATCGTTGATCCCAAGCATTTCAACCCTGCAAATTTAGAACCCGCAGCCCTGCATACGGATGAGAATGGCAGCTATTTTATCTTGCCAGCCCACTCCTATGGTTTGGGAGTCGCCCTTGAGCGTTTAGCGGTGCCGGAAAATGTCACGGTCATCTGTATTGGCAAAAGCACCTATGCCCGTATTGGCCTCATCGCCAATTTGACCCCCGCAGAAGCCGGCTGGCGGGGGCATTTAACCCTGGAATTTTCGAATTCATCCAGTGCCGACTGCCGGATTTACGCCAATGAAGGCATTGTCCAACTGCTCTTTTTTGAAGGCGAGCCCTGCACCGTCAGTTACGAAACCCGGCAAGGGAAATATCAAGACCAAGATGAACAGGTCACCCTGGCCCGGTTGTGA
- the rph gene encoding ribonuclease PH → MTWQRPDGRQPDQLRPIRFHREYTHFAAGSVLAECGQTKVLCTVSVQPGVPRFLEDTGQGWLTAEYRMLPGATPERQRRELMKLSGRTQEIQRLIGRSLRAALDLQALGERTLVVDADVLQADAGTRTTSITGGFVALVDAVNQLVSKGEISQSPIRHHVAAVSVGLLEGQPFLDLNYPEDVGAAVDLNVVATEQLELLEVQGTAEEGTLPRPQLNQMLDLAEIGIQQLIEAQRQALAS, encoded by the coding sequence ATGACTTGGCAACGTCCTGATGGCCGTCAACCGGATCAGCTTCGACCGATTCGGTTTCACCGAGAGTATACCCACTTTGCCGCTGGATCGGTACTGGCAGAATGTGGACAGACGAAAGTTCTGTGTACGGTTTCTGTGCAGCCCGGTGTCCCCCGATTTTTAGAAGACACGGGTCAGGGGTGGTTAACGGCAGAATATCGCATGCTACCTGGAGCGACTCCAGAACGGCAGCGCCGAGAACTGATGAAATTATCGGGACGCACCCAAGAGATTCAGCGGTTAATCGGTCGGAGTTTGCGGGCAGCCCTCGATTTACAGGCTTTGGGAGAGCGTACCCTCGTGGTGGATGCCGATGTCCTACAAGCCGATGCAGGAACGCGCACGACATCCATTACGGGTGGATTTGTGGCCCTTGTGGATGCGGTGAATCAGCTAGTGAGCAAGGGAGAAATCTCCCAATCCCCCATTCGTCATCATGTCGCCGCCGTATCGGTGGGGTTGCTAGAAGGTCAGCCCTTTCTAGATCTCAACTACCCAGAAGATGTCGGTGCGGCGGTGGATTTGAATGTCGTGGCAACGGAACAGTTAGAGCTGCTAGAAGTCCAGGGGACGGCTGAAGAAGGCACCCTACCTCGTCCCCAGCTCAATCAAATGTTAGACCTGGCAGAAATTGGCATTCAACAGTTAATCGAGGCCCAGCGTCAGGCGTTAGCCTCGTAA
- a CDS encoding HpsJ family protein — protein MTVSENRPNLPPSSRVLTLVGLILILTFFLDFLVRLTSPQLGNAEVQLTLLNDLIDRGVIPLIGLSLIYAGFWFHLYTKPPLVTDAQDDKELRAAWQDPKFWTFVFASVLGLMFLLIIPFHYAKTGDVIQKALDQVEAEWTRNKATIDQQLNQVKVEEQQWQAIGKDPTQLDQLLNNPQMPPQQKAALTQLKKDPQVLKQNVDARVKQLQQQQTQVAGQLADAEKRKAEVVKRAEGERSMTRLRAGIRSILLAIAFASIGWTGLRDSSN, from the coding sequence ATGACCGTCTCTGAGAACCGCCCTAACTTGCCGCCCTCATCCCGGGTTCTGACCTTGGTGGGTCTGATTCTAATCCTGACCTTCTTTCTAGATTTTCTGGTCCGCTTGACCTCGCCCCAGCTTGGCAATGCCGAAGTCCAATTGACCCTACTCAATGACTTAATCGATCGCGGCGTTATTCCCCTGATCGGTTTATCCCTGATTTATGCGGGTTTCTGGTTTCATCTATATACCAAGCCACCCCTGGTTACTGATGCTCAAGACGATAAGGAACTGCGGGCAGCCTGGCAAGATCCCAAATTCTGGACCTTTGTCTTCGCCAGTGTTCTAGGACTGATGTTCTTACTGATTATTCCGTTTCACTATGCCAAAACCGGAGATGTGATTCAGAAAGCCCTCGATCAAGTTGAAGCAGAATGGACTCGTAACAAAGCCACCATTGATCAGCAGCTCAATCAGGTCAAAGTCGAAGAGCAGCAATGGCAAGCCATCGGTAAAGACCCCACCCAGCTCGATCAGCTACTCAATAATCCCCAAATGCCGCCCCAACAAAAGGCCGCCCTTACCCAACTCAAGAAAGATCCCCAGGTACTGAAACAAAATGTAGACGCTCGGGTCAAGCAGCTCCAACAGCAACAAACCCAAGTTGCAGGTCAGTTAGCGGATGCGGAAAAGCGTAAAGCTGAGGTGGTCAAACGGGCAGAAGGAGAACGATCCATGACTCGTCTGCGGGCAGGAATTCGAAGTATATTACTTGCGATCGCATTTGCCAGCATTGGCTGGACCGGACTACGAGACTCTTCCAACTAG
- a CDS encoding 2OG-Fe(II) oxygenase codes for MTPPSIVKVDLLLQGGHHQTVYLQATDPLLQRLFQAVSVTSQPPELFQIPLQAGHAGLCFSSQHLVGLVTEPPMYIQPTFNPAPLEVLLSPYVQMDQFLTAAEHQALLQTTIQQASAFVPTQTTTDTPDYRQSMILPNVDGLAQRVMERIEQVLPAVLTQLKLPAFQASEIETQLTSHNDGNFYKLHNDNGSPDTATRELTYVYYFYKEPKPFSGGELRVYDSKIENNFYVQADTFQTVDPRNNSIVFFLSRYMHEVLPVTCPSKQFADSRFTINGWIRR; via the coding sequence ATGACCCCACCTTCTATCGTTAAAGTCGACTTGCTCCTCCAGGGCGGACATCATCAAACTGTTTATTTGCAGGCTACAGATCCGCTGCTACAGCGTTTGTTTCAAGCGGTTTCGGTTACGTCTCAGCCGCCAGAATTGTTTCAAATCCCGTTACAGGCGGGCCATGCGGGGCTGTGCTTTTCCAGCCAACATTTAGTAGGTTTGGTGACGGAACCTCCCATGTATATTCAGCCTACGTTCAATCCAGCGCCCTTAGAGGTGCTCCTCTCTCCCTATGTGCAGATGGATCAGTTTTTGACGGCTGCTGAACATCAGGCTTTACTCCAAACCACCATTCAACAAGCATCTGCGTTTGTACCTACCCAAACCACAACGGATACCCCTGATTATCGTCAGTCCATGATTCTGCCGAATGTAGATGGCTTGGCCCAGCGGGTGATGGAACGCATTGAGCAGGTCTTGCCTGCCGTGTTGACACAGCTGAAGCTACCTGCTTTTCAAGCCTCGGAAATTGAAACTCAGCTCACGTCCCACAATGATGGCAACTTTTACAAGTTGCATAACGATAACGGCAGTCCCGATACAGCGACCCGTGAGCTGACTTACGTTTACTACTTCTATAAAGAACCCAAGCCCTTCTCAGGGGGAGAGTTGCGGGTGTATGACAGCAAAATCGAAAATAACTTTTACGTCCAGGCAGACACGTTTCAAACCGTTGATCCCCGCAATAACAGCATCGTCTTTTTTCTCAGCCGTTATATGCATGAAGTGTTACCAGTGACCTGTCCCTCGAAGCAGTTTGCCGACAGTCGCTTTACCATCAATGGTTGGATTCGGCGTTAA
- a CDS encoding Coenzyme F420 hydrogenase/dehydrogenase, beta subunit C-terminal domain yields MTAVQPHKKAKALKSTSRRPAKELCSECGLCDTYYIHYVKEACAFLNQQVAELEEKAHGRSRDLDNEDDWYFGVSNQMMTARKVDPIPGAQWTGIVSTIGMEMLKQGKVDGVVCIQNTDEDRFQPKPIIARTPEEVLAARVNKPTLSPNLSVLEQIEQSGLKRLCVIGVGCQTQALRSVQDSLGLEKLYVLGTPCVDNVNRAGLQTFLETTSRSPDTVVHYEFMQDFRIHFKHEDGSIETVPFFGLKTNKLKDIFAPSCMSCFDYTNSLADLVVGYMGSPYGWQWLVVRNETGQEMLDLVMDQLETQPVISEGDRHAAVQNSIPAYDKGVTLPMWAAKLMGVVIDKIGPRGLEYARFSIDSHFTRNYLYVKRNYPDKVDAHVPEYAKRIVSQYDLPD; encoded by the coding sequence ATGACTGCGGTACAACCCCATAAAAAAGCCAAAGCCCTCAAGTCTACGAGTCGCCGACCGGCTAAAGAACTCTGTAGTGAATGTGGTCTGTGCGATACCTACTACATTCACTATGTAAAAGAAGCCTGTGCCTTTTTAAATCAGCAGGTGGCTGAATTAGAAGAAAAGGCCCACGGTCGTAGTCGTGACTTGGATAACGAAGATGATTGGTATTTCGGGGTCAGCAACCAAATGATGACGGCCCGCAAGGTCGATCCCATTCCGGGGGCGCAATGGACGGGCATTGTCAGCACCATCGGTATGGAAATGCTGAAGCAGGGCAAAGTGGACGGCGTCGTCTGTATCCAAAATACCGATGAAGATCGGTTCCAACCCAAGCCGATTATTGCCCGTACCCCGGAAGAGGTGTTGGCGGCTCGGGTGAATAAGCCCACCCTCTCTCCCAATCTCTCGGTGTTGGAGCAGATTGAGCAGTCGGGGCTGAAGCGCCTCTGTGTAATTGGAGTGGGATGTCAAACTCAGGCTTTGCGGTCTGTTCAGGATAGCTTAGGACTAGAAAAGCTGTATGTTCTGGGAACCCCTTGTGTAGACAATGTGAATCGAGCTGGGTTGCAGACCTTTTTAGAAACCACGAGCCGATCTCCAGATACGGTCGTCCATTACGAATTTATGCAGGACTTCCGCATCCACTTTAAGCATGAAGACGGCTCGATTGAGACGGTGCCTTTCTTTGGCCTGAAGACCAATAAGCTCAAGGATATTTTTGCCCCGTCCTGCATGAGCTGCTTTGACTACACGAATTCCCTGGCGGATCTTGTGGTGGGTTATATGGGGTCGCCCTATGGCTGGCAGTGGCTTGTGGTCCGCAATGAAACGGGGCAAGAAATGCTGGATCTGGTGATGGATCAGCTGGAAACCCAGCCCGTTATTTCTGAGGGCGATCGCCATGCAGCGGTGCAAAACAGCATCCCTGCTTATGACAAAGGTGTCACCCTACCCATGTGGGCAGCGAAGCTGATGGGTGTGGTGATCGACAAGATTGGTCCCCGAGGTTTAGAATATGCGCGGTTCTCCATTGATTCCCACTTTACCCGGAACTACCTGTATGTGAAGCGCAACTATCCTGATAAGGTAGATGCCCATGTACCTGAGTACGCCAAGCGCATTGTCAGTCAATATGACTTACCGGACTAA
- a CDS encoding Rieske 2Fe-2S domain-containing protein, with protein sequence MTTQNRLSLDPTHDASQQVETSSSIADAETSLATPEQFQWTQQWYPVAVAEFLDPKSPHAIQLLGKELVIWHDQQGKWHCFEDRCPHRLAPLSEGRIEVDGTLMCAYHAWRFDGSGQCLDIPQSRDLETAKQNRANPRSCAISYPTQVQQGLIWVWPDPSENSQSLRQERSPRIIPELEELPDRAIQLFWYVRDLPYGWDFFMENIADPAHVPVSHHGIMGNRYRDANYYDMSPVREVSTQEGFAFDITPLANTILRKAVHNFQPPCHMRIETTFARDGQMILALYASPTRPGWCRHIGCQVLIKDKDGKTPPGLGFFAWPMPKWLGHVLAPLFLHQDLVFLHYQEKRIGHQEPGDWLETVYTPNPQDKMVIALRQWIKTRAGGGIPWQCDPQLPPPQRDKEQLFDIWNTHTKDCQACRGALNRIQQLKVVMWVSAVVCFGLGVMLDARSQALYAITHPDTTLLLMAPPPEFWELVLCSVVFVTGGYLLQRFSRMFYVYTFDHAHND encoded by the coding sequence GTGACGACTCAAAACCGCTTGTCCCTTGATCCAACCCATGATGCCTCTCAGCAGGTTGAGACCTCATCCTCCATTGCAGACGCTGAAACGTCCCTCGCCACACCTGAACAATTTCAATGGACACAACAATGGTATCCAGTGGCAGTGGCTGAGTTCTTGGATCCGAAAAGCCCTCATGCCATTCAGTTGTTGGGAAAAGAGCTGGTGATTTGGCATGATCAGCAGGGAAAATGGCATTGTTTTGAAGATCGCTGTCCCCATCGCCTTGCACCCCTATCGGAAGGACGAATCGAAGTCGATGGTACCTTAATGTGTGCCTATCATGCCTGGCGATTTGACGGTTCAGGGCAGTGCTTAGATATTCCTCAAAGTCGTGATTTAGAAACGGCCAAACAGAATCGAGCCAACCCACGATCTTGTGCGATTTCCTATCCAACTCAGGTGCAGCAGGGGCTTATTTGGGTGTGGCCCGATCCCAGTGAGAATTCCCAGTCTCTCCGCCAGGAGCGCTCTCCTCGGATTATCCCGGAGTTAGAAGAGTTGCCCGATCGAGCGATTCAATTGTTCTGGTATGTGCGAGATTTGCCCTACGGCTGGGACTTTTTTATGGAGAATATTGCGGATCCAGCCCATGTACCGGTGTCTCATCATGGCATTATGGGCAATCGCTATCGAGATGCCAATTATTACGATATGAGTCCGGTTCGGGAGGTGTCGACCCAAGAAGGCTTTGCCTTTGATATCACCCCCCTTGCCAATACGATTCTCAGAAAGGCCGTCCATAATTTTCAGCCCCCTTGTCATATGCGGATTGAAACCACCTTTGCTAGGGATGGGCAGATGATTTTGGCGCTTTATGCGAGCCCCACTCGCCCAGGCTGGTGCCGCCATATCGGTTGCCAGGTGTTAATTAAAGATAAGGATGGAAAAACCCCTCCCGGTTTGGGCTTTTTTGCTTGGCCCATGCCGAAATGGCTCGGCCATGTTTTGGCCCCCCTCTTTCTCCATCAAGATTTAGTGTTTCTCCACTATCAGGAAAAGCGCATTGGGCATCAAGAACCGGGAGATTGGCTGGAAACGGTCTATACCCCTAATCCCCAAGACAAGATGGTGATTGCCCTACGGCAATGGATCAAAACCCGTGCAGGCGGAGGGATTCCGTGGCAATGTGATCCCCAACTCCCACCCCCTCAGCGCGATAAGGAACAGCTCTTTGATATTTGGAACACCCATACTAAAGATTGCCAAGCTTGCCGTGGGGCCTTAAATCGGATTCAGCAGCTAAAAGTCGTGATGTGGGTCAGTGCGGTGGTTTGTTTTGGATTGGGGGTGATGCTGGATGCGCGATCGCAAGCCCTATACGCCATCACTCATCCTGATACTACGTTGCTCTTGATGGCTCCTCCGCCTGAGTTTTGGGAGTTAGTGCTCTGTAGCGTGGTTTTCGTGACGGGGGGCTATTTACTCCAGCGATTTAGCCGCATGTTTTATGTGTATACGTTTGATCATGCCCATAATGATTAG
- a CDS encoding P-loop NTPase family protein: MVAQLDTPPRAVDSPSRHIVEGLVKIFTAPHRSFFTSVMAQALREAGQGTRVLVVQFLKGGINMGHHHPMHLCQNLDWYRCNLPRCIDTPELETDEMQAMEDLWQHTKTAIADGDYSLVILDELSLALHLNLIPESEVLGLIQQRPQHIDMILTGPNMPSSLMDVADQITEMRRSVCP; encoded by the coding sequence ATGGTAGCCCAGCTAGATACTCCTCCCCGCGCAGTTGATTCTCCATCACGCCATATTGTCGAAGGCTTGGTCAAAATCTTCACTGCACCGCATCGCAGTTTTTTCACCTCAGTAATGGCGCAAGCACTTCGGGAGGCTGGGCAAGGAACGCGGGTACTCGTCGTCCAATTTTTGAAAGGGGGCATCAATATGGGCCACCACCACCCCATGCACCTCTGTCAAAATTTGGACTGGTATCGCTGCAATTTACCGCGCTGTATTGATACACCAGAGTTAGAGACCGATGAAATGCAAGCCATGGAAGATCTTTGGCAGCATACGAAAACTGCGATCGCAGATGGGGATTACTCCCTTGTGATTTTGGATGAACTCAGTTTGGCCCTCCATCTCAATCTCATTCCCGAATCAGAAGTCTTAGGGTTGATTCAGCAGCGTCCTCAGCATATTGATATGATTTTGACGGGGCCGAATATGCCCTCGTCCCTGATGGATGTCGCCGACCAAATTACTGAGATGCGACGCAGCGTTTGCCCTTAG
- a CDS encoding cobalt-precorrin-6A reductase: MPARIWLVGGTTESVQLASALDGAGLPGVITVLTDSAQDLYLQSLGLRVCTGALTDQTWPTFCRDQQIGAILDASHPYATEISKLAIQVSTQLQIPYLRFERSSRADDLAANPWVVEVDTVAQLVHGQYLEGQRVLLTIGSKWLPLFRECQSKSTLFARILPRAQAFRAAVDAGLSCDRIIALRPPISFDLEKALWQQWQISVVVTKASGQPGGEDIKRRVAQALGVTLIIIKRPIVPYPHQTSDIETAVQFCQAALHQKPV, from the coding sequence ATGCCTGCTCGAATTTGGCTAGTTGGAGGGACAACGGAAAGTGTTCAGTTAGCTTCTGCATTAGATGGTGCGGGTCTCCCTGGCGTGATTACAGTCCTGACTGACTCGGCTCAGGATCTGTATCTTCAGTCATTGGGCTTAAGAGTTTGTACAGGCGCTTTGACTGATCAAACCTGGCCAACATTTTGTCGAGACCAACAAATTGGCGCGATTTTGGATGCGTCTCATCCCTATGCCACAGAGATTTCGAAATTGGCCATACAAGTATCCACTCAGCTTCAGATTCCTTACTTACGATTTGAGCGGTCTTCTAGGGCTGATGACTTAGCGGCTAATCCTTGGGTCGTGGAGGTTGATACCGTTGCGCAACTCGTGCATGGGCAATACCTAGAGGGGCAGCGGGTTTTATTGACGATTGGCAGCAAATGGCTACCGCTGTTTCGAGAATGCCAATCCAAAAGCACATTATTTGCGAGAATTTTGCCTCGTGCTCAGGCATTTCGGGCGGCAGTGGATGCGGGATTGAGTTGCGATCGCATTATTGCTTTGCGCCCTCCTATTTCCTTCGATCTGGAAAAAGCCCTTTGGCAGCAGTGGCAAATCTCCGTTGTCGTTACGAAAGCGTCTGGCCAGCCTGGGGGGGAAGATATTAAGCGTCGTGTGGCTCAGGCCTTGGGCGTTACCTTGATCATCATCAAGCGACCTATAGTGCCCTATCCCCACCAAACGAGCGATATAGAAACCGCTGTGCAATTTTGCCAAGCTGCCCTCCACCAGAAACCGGTCTAA
- the murF gene encoding UDP-N-acetylmuramoyl-tripeptide--D-alanyl-D-alanine ligase, whose product MTLQAPLTQLIEILAAKPLHIPDALTSQQVQGVNTDTRSLKPQEIFLAFSGENFDGHRFAESAVQQGAIAAIVDHPIDAAIPQLVVPDTLLAYQRLGQWWRQQFQIPIIAITGSVGKTTTKELISAVLGTAGSVLKTEANYNNEIGVPKTLLGLTADHDYAVVEMGMRGPGEIAELSQIAQPTIGVITNVGTAHIGRLGSREAIAQAKCELLAHMPANSLAVLNADNSLLIETAQTVWSGAQVTYGLDSGDLRGQLADQTLQVAGHSFPLPLPGAHNALNYLAALTIAQHLHLDLAPLQQGIFLELPSGRARKLTLPNDVVVLDETYNAGLESMQAALHLLAQTPGQRRIAVLGPMKELGDYAPELHRQVGNLVQTLNIDQLLILDQGPEGSALAEGTTTVPTEQFAKHQALMDYLDQHIQPGDRLLCKASHSVGLDRIVDHLTQVKA is encoded by the coding sequence ATGACCTTGCAGGCTCCCCTTACCCAACTAATTGAGATTCTGGCCGCAAAGCCCCTTCATATCCCTGATGCTTTAACCTCCCAGCAGGTTCAAGGCGTTAATACGGACACCCGCAGCCTGAAACCCCAGGAAATTTTTCTAGCCTTCTCGGGAGAGAACTTTGATGGTCATCGGTTTGCAGAGTCGGCAGTGCAGCAGGGCGCAATAGCTGCGATTGTCGATCACCCCATCGATGCAGCCATTCCTCAACTAGTGGTTCCAGATACCTTATTGGCCTATCAGCGTTTGGGCCAATGGTGGCGACAGCAGTTTCAAATCCCGATTATTGCCATTACAGGCTCTGTCGGTAAAACCACCACTAAAGAGCTGATTTCAGCGGTCCTTGGTACGGCTGGATCCGTTCTCAAAACCGAGGCCAACTACAACAACGAAATTGGCGTCCCCAAAACCTTGTTAGGGTTAACCGCCGATCATGACTATGCAGTTGTGGAAATGGGGATGCGGGGGCCAGGAGAAATCGCGGAACTGTCTCAGATTGCCCAACCCACCATTGGCGTGATCACCAATGTCGGCACTGCTCATATTGGTCGTCTAGGATCTAGAGAAGCCATTGCCCAAGCCAAATGTGAGCTACTAGCCCATATGCCTGCAAATAGTCTGGCAGTTCTCAATGCCGATAATTCCTTACTGATTGAAACGGCTCAAACCGTGTGGTCGGGGGCTCAAGTCACCTATGGCCTAGACTCTGGCGATTTACGAGGACAGCTAGCGGATCAAACACTACAGGTAGCGGGCCATTCTTTTCCCTTACCTCTGCCAGGGGCTCATAATGCCTTGAACTATTTAGCCGCCCTGACCATCGCCCAGCATCTCCATTTGGATCTCGCACCCCTACAGCAAGGTATTTTCCTGGAACTTCCTTCCGGTCGCGCTCGTAAACTCACCCTGCCTAACGATGTGGTGGTTCTAGATGAGACCTATAACGCGGGCCTGGAATCCATGCAGGCAGCCCTCCATTTACTCGCCCAAACACCCGGCCAACGGCGAATTGCGGTACTGGGTCCCATGAAAGAATTGGGCGATTATGCCCCCGAACTCCATCGCCAAGTGGGCAATCTTGTCCAAACACTGAACATTGATCAGCTTTTGATCCTAGATCAAGGACCGGAAGGGAGTGCCTTAGCAGAGGGAACAACCACAGTCCCCACAGAGCAGTTTGCTAAGCATCAAGCCCTGATGGACTATCTCGATCAGCATATTCAGCCAGGCGATCGTCTCCTCTGCAAAGCGTCCCACTCCGTGGGGCTAGACCGCATTGTCGACCATCTCACCCAAGTCAAGGCTTAG